The Peribacillus simplex genome contains a region encoding:
- a CDS encoding M4 family metallopeptidase codes for MHNMDCSKRCQCFIVPNYILENLAQNEVEEARISLAKSRQMRRRRIFKEYDIDGVVALTDAGSERQGESARHVYDCKGGTKLRQNEARKEGDRSSADTVVNAAYDYSGVVRDYFKDVLHRNSIDNKGLDLILNVHYGNKFTNAYWDGDEMVFGDGDGVIFSNFANSLDVIGHELTHGVTQFTSGLEYVGQSGALNEHLSDVFGVAIKQFHLKQTAGDADWLIGADIMGPTLKGQALRSMKAPGTAFDNKLMGKDIQPDHMRNFYKGERDNHGVHINSGIPNKAFYLTSMEIGTDKAALIWFNAMQNLFATANFNQFVQIVIKAAQKLVDGGEVPETAIGTIENAFKAVGLPE; via the coding sequence ATGCATAATATGGATTGTTCCAAAAGGTGTCAGTGTTTTATCGTACCTAACTATATTCTTGAGAATTTGGCACAAAATGAAGTGGAAGAAGCACGGATCAGTTTAGCGAAAAGCCGTCAAATGCGCAGGCGCAGAATTTTTAAAGAATATGATATTGACGGTGTTGTCGCTTTAACGGATGCAGGATCTGAACGTCAAGGTGAATCTGCCCGACATGTTTACGATTGTAAAGGGGGAACGAAACTCCGGCAGAATGAGGCAAGGAAAGAAGGAGATCGATCAAGTGCAGACACTGTTGTTAACGCTGCATACGATTATAGCGGGGTTGTGCGTGACTATTTCAAGGATGTTTTGCACCGTAATTCAATTGATAACAAAGGTCTTGATCTCATTCTGAACGTTCATTATGGGAATAAGTTCACGAATGCCTATTGGGACGGAGATGAAATGGTATTTGGTGACGGCGATGGGGTCATCTTTAGTAATTTTGCCAATTCACTCGATGTAATTGGACACGAACTGACACATGGGGTTACGCAGTTCACAAGTGGATTGGAGTATGTAGGTCAGTCCGGGGCTTTGAACGAACACCTTTCGGATGTGTTTGGAGTTGCCATAAAACAATTTCACTTAAAGCAAACGGCAGGAGATGCCGATTGGTTAATCGGTGCTGATATAATGGGACCAACACTGAAAGGGCAGGCACTCCGTTCGATGAAAGCTCCAGGTACTGCATTTGACAATAAGTTAATGGGTAAAGATATTCAGCCTGATCATATGAGGAACTTCTATAAAGGAGAACGCGATAATCATGGTGTCCATATCAATAGCGGCATACCAAACAAGGCCTTTTATCTAACATCCATGGAAATCGGAACGGACAAGGCGGCTTTGATCTGGTTCAATGCAATGCAGAATTTGTTTGCAACGGCAAATTTCAATCAATTCGTGCAAATTGTCATCAAAGCAGCGCAAAAACTTGTTGATGGCGGAGAAGTGCCTGAAACAGCCATAGGAACAATTGAAAATGCCTTTAAAGCGGTTGGATTGCCTGAGTAG
- a CDS encoding excalibur calcium-binding domain-containing protein, which yields MKRLFAILLSFGLVLGLSFGANDVAGAKTKVKTYKNCTALNKDYKGGVARTSSVKNKGGKTKYKPHVSKALYDANKKSDRDKDLIACEK from the coding sequence TTGAAACGATTATTTGCTATTTTACTATCTTTTGGACTGGTTTTGGGTCTCTCGTTTGGCGCGAATGATGTTGCCGGTGCCAAAACAAAGGTGAAGACGTATAAAAACTGTACAGCATTGAATAAAGACTACAAAGGAGGCGTAGCTCGTACATCTTCCGTTAAAAATAAAGGAGGAAAAACGAAATACAAACCTCACGTTTCAAAGGCGCTATATGATGCCAATAAAAAAAGCGATCGTGACAAAGACTTGATCGCTTGTGAAAAATAA
- a CDS encoding protealysin inhibitor emfourin, whose protein sequence is MHIKFSCIGGFANLDLNCQIDTDELPKEQNEELQNLMKTADLPHAAECKKVKAQGFDSFSYQLDIADEKKKQSFSFTDITAPEDVRPLLDYLRNLAIEKKMAE, encoded by the coding sequence ATGCATATCAAATTTAGCTGCATAGGGGGATTTGCCAACCTCGACTTGAATTGCCAGATAGATACAGATGAATTGCCGAAAGAGCAAAATGAGGAATTGCAGAACTTAATGAAGACAGCTGACCTTCCTCATGCTGCCGAATGTAAAAAAGTGAAAGCGCAAGGGTTCGACTCGTTTTCATATCAACTGGATATAGCCGATGAAAAGAAGAAGCAGTCTTTCTCGTTTACTGACATAACAGCTCCAGAGGACGTGCGGCCCTTATTGGATTATTTACGGAATTTAGCGATTGAAAAAAAGATGGCAGAATAA
- a CDS encoding Nramp family divalent metal transporter — translation MKNQSNLAESTVIVPEVVSKKPNFITKFKTSYGPGILAVLTWLGAGDLVTSSVAGADYGYSLMWILALSLILRFLIVNVIARFQLCNTEGLTILEGYGRIHPFFGYFMFGYALIMGHLFNAYMIKGAGEVLSTLFHVNQPFLASMVVVGLVFMLIGRNIYNRIESVMKVLLALLTIAFLFLAIQATPDAGQIIKGTVGFSIPSDTGVHGALLVAISIIGAVAGSISNFVHPYFMKEKGWTKPSHVKVQRNDLLFAIAVCIVINLAIWVVGAEILKPNGIHVETIDDLAMALQMSLGQFGWYIFYLGVFGVLFASVVGKSTGFPRLIVDAFYVINKDRREKYNGKYEKDPMYKWVMIFVLVTPIIWSIPGMPGFIALTIGVNAINIIGFPVIAIGMLVLSNKKSLMGKYKNNWFENIILSLASILAVWSAIQLATTFF, via the coding sequence TTGAAAAATCAATCAAACCTTGCTGAATCCACTGTGATTGTTCCGGAGGTCGTAAGTAAGAAACCAAATTTCATCACGAAGTTCAAAACATCTTATGGTCCGGGGATTCTTGCCGTTTTAACGTGGCTTGGAGCCGGAGATCTGGTGACTTCTTCTGTTGCCGGGGCAGATTATGGATATAGCTTAATGTGGATTCTAGCTCTGTCATTAATCCTTCGTTTTCTTATCGTTAATGTTATCGCCCGGTTCCAGCTATGCAACACAGAGGGGTTAACCATACTTGAAGGATATGGACGCATTCATCCGTTTTTCGGTTACTTCATGTTTGGCTATGCACTAATAATGGGTCATCTTTTTAATGCCTATATGATTAAGGGAGCGGGAGAGGTATTATCGACCCTATTCCATGTTAATCAGCCATTCTTAGCTTCAATGGTAGTTGTGGGATTAGTTTTTATGCTTATTGGCAGGAATATTTATAATAGAATTGAAAGTGTCATGAAAGTGCTTTTGGCGTTATTGACCATTGCCTTCTTGTTCCTGGCCATTCAAGCAACACCGGATGCGGGGCAAATCATTAAGGGAACGGTTGGTTTTAGCATTCCAAGTGATACTGGCGTTCATGGAGCATTATTGGTGGCGATTTCAATTATCGGTGCAGTGGCAGGGTCGATTTCGAACTTTGTTCATCCATATTTCATGAAGGAAAAGGGCTGGACGAAACCGAGTCATGTAAAGGTTCAAAGAAATGATTTGCTGTTTGCCATCGCAGTTTGCATCGTGATTAATTTGGCCATTTGGGTTGTCGGGGCAGAAATTTTAAAACCGAATGGAATTCATGTGGAAACGATTGATGACTTGGCAATGGCATTACAAATGTCGTTAGGCCAATTTGGCTGGTACATTTTCTATCTTGGTGTATTTGGCGTATTGTTCGCGAGTGTAGTGGGCAAGTCAACTGGTTTTCCTAGATTGATAGTAGATGCCTTTTACGTAATAAATAAGGATCGTCGCGAAAAGTACAATGGCAAATATGAAAAAGATCCAATGTATAAATGGGTTATGATTTTTGTATTGGTTACCCCGATCATTTGGTCCATTCCCGGCATGCCTGGTTTCATCGCATTGACAATCGGCGTAAATGCAATAAACATCATCGGTTTTCCGGTTATCGCAATTGGGATGCTGGTGCTATCAAATAAAAAAAGCTTGATGGGAAAATATAAAAACAATTGGTTCGAAAATATCATTCTATCTTTAGCTTCCATTTTAGCGGTTTGGTCCGCCATTCAATTAGCTACAACCTTTTTTTAA
- a CDS encoding competence protein ComK, with product MIRKNYLLNVETVGMMEHYDSNGVEMTTVVEGENTFHVAQPRQEILNNTLNHFGLDLDGGLAAAKSVLGGKYRLPVCINAQLGMVWFSSRSFRKRGGIWFSYIHIRDLEEMNEKETLVHTNYGHCLPVDLSKNQLAFKRDQASYLQTTFHERSLGKKTFYYEPGSGITFCKEPGEVHYRVKGKE from the coding sequence ATGATACGCAAAAACTATTTATTGAATGTGGAGACGGTGGGAATGATGGAGCATTACGATTCCAATGGTGTCGAGATGACCACGGTAGTGGAGGGAGAGAACACATTCCACGTTGCCCAACCGCGACAGGAAATCCTGAATAACACGCTGAACCACTTTGGTTTGGATCTGGATGGCGGACTTGCAGCAGCCAAATCCGTGCTTGGCGGTAAATACAGGCTGCCTGTCTGCATAAACGCCCAGCTGGGAATGGTCTGGTTCTCCTCCCGTTCTTTCCGGAAAAGGGGAGGGATCTGGTTTTCCTACATCCACATTCGCGACTTAGAGGAAATGAACGAAAAAGAAACATTGGTCCACACAAACTATGGACATTGCCTTCCTGTAGACTTAAGCAAAAATCAGCTTGCCTTCAAAAGAGATCAAGCATCCTATTTGCAAACGACCTTCCATGAACGCTCATTGGGCAAAAAGACCTTTTATTACGAACCGGGAAGCGGAATCACCTTTTGCAAAGAACCTGGGGAGGTCCATTACAGGGTGAAAGGAAAGGAATAA